One Dysidea avara chromosome 7, odDysAvar1.4, whole genome shotgun sequence genomic region harbors:
- the LOC136260251 gene encoding DNA-directed RNA polymerase III subunit RPC3-like isoform X2 codes for MERTRLCGLILREHFGDAVEQVGIYLMKNGARPLHSIIRDCKYDRATVQKCLCSLLQHQLIWAAPNKMANVSLYDVDMNRILWFTRYAKFIHKAKVTFGDVGELIVENLLLQGQNLMSGCVQIVSEKLDTGPGDGTEIGEAVKQKFIDLIDAKVLHRVSCPSSSESDAITVSHHQLPPTEGIQYKRKRSTDGLEVDGPSRKKSKREDGAESLQPPDAGIFWCINFSWFHHYLRVEAIVKVVATKIDTSAGHVMRAVLTAATVVTDDGVHYNTKDVSNMDISRTLSSEINLSAEVLDQYLSLLTDHKINVLGKCGDSGGGTYSINYKHLDTMLCQSTIESIVREKFGSKSYRIFRLLLMKKSLEQKQVAEMAMIPTKEVKAILYSLVAEKYLTLQEIPRSGETSKTVYLFSVNLQRLARSLLDQCYKALGNMMTRRIQHNEENKKLLEKYSDYETKRTQLLHNDHPPSQEELDEIEDTITALEKAEAEKCRDVIAKLEYAELQLDETIMFISNYIISLFS; via the exons ATGGAGAGGACCAGATTGTGTGGGCTGATCTTGAGAGAGCACTTTGGCGATGCAGTAGAGCAAGTAGGAATATATTTAATGAAAAATGGTGCCCGACCGCTTCACTCTATCATCCGAGATTGTAAATACGACCGTGCAACA GTGCAGAAGTGTTTATGTTCACTGCTACAACACCAGTTAATCTGGGCTGCCCCCAACAAGATGGCCAATGTCTCCTTGTATGATGTAGACATGAACAGGATCCTGTGGTTCACTAGATATGCAAAATTCATACACAAAGCTAAG GTAACATTTGGTGATGTTGGAGAGCTGATAGTAGAGAATTTGCTATTGCAAGGTCAGAATCTGATGAGTGGTTGTGTACAAATAGTCTCAGAGAAGCTTGATACCGGCCCTGGAGATGGAACAG AAATTGGTGAAGCAGTTAAACAGAAATTCATTGATCTAATTGATGCTAAAGTGCTACACAGAGTTAGCTGTCCCAGCTCCTCAGAGAGTGATGCTATTACTGTGAGCCATCATCAGCTACCACCAACTGAAG GTATACAGTACAAAAGAAAGAGATCTACTGATGGACTTGAAGTAGACGGCCCTAGTAGAAAGAAAAGTAAACG GGAAGATGGTGCTGAATCActgcag CCCCCAGATGCTGGCATATTTTGGTGCATCAATTTCAGTTGGTTTCATCACTACTTGAGAGTAGAG GCCATAGTGAAGGTAGTAGCCACTAAGATAGACACT TCTGCTGGACATGTCATGAGAGCTGTTCTAACTGCAGCCACTGTTGTTACAGATGATGGTGTACACTACAATACTAAAGAT GTTAGTAACATGGACATTAGCAGGACACTGTCATCAGAAATCAACTTGTCTGCTGAAGTGTTGGACCAGTACCTGTCCTTGTTGACAGACCATAAG ATTAATGTACTGGGTAAATGTGGTGACAGTGGTGGCGGTACTTACTCTATTA ACTACAAACATTTGGATACCATGTTGTGCCAGTCAACCATCGAGTCTATAGTCCGAGAAAA ATTTGGTTCCAAGAGTTATCGGATATTTAGATTGTTACTAATGAAGAAATCTCTTGAGCAGAAGCAG GTAGCTGAAATGGCCATGATACCAACAAAAGAGGTGAAGGCCATTTTGTATTCACTAGTGGCTGAGAAATATTTAACATTACAA GAGATACCTCGTTCAGGGGAGACTTCAAAGACTGTTTATTTATTTTCAGTCAATTTGCAACGATTGGCTAGAAGCTTGCTAGACCAGTGCTACAAG GCGTTAGGAAATATGATGACAAGAAGAATACAACACAATGAAGAAAACAA AAAGTTACTGGAAAAGTATAGTGACTATGAGACCAAGAGGACACAGTTACTCCACAATGACCATCCACCGTCACAAGAAGAACTTGATGAAATTGAAGATACAATCACAGCCTTAGAGAAAGCAGAGGCAGAAAAGTGTCGAGATGTTATTGCTAA GTTGGAGTATGCAGAATTGCAATTGGACGAAACGATCATGTTTATTTCTAATTacataatttctttgttttcatAA
- the LOC136260251 gene encoding DNA-directed RNA polymerase III subunit RPC3-like isoform X1, translated as MERTRLCGLILREHFGDAVEQVGIYLMKNGARPLHSIIRDCKYDRATVQKCLCSLLQHQLIWAAPNKMANVSLYDVDMNRILWFTRYAKFIHKAKVTFGDVGELIVENLLLQGQNLMSGCVQIVSEKLDTGPGDGTEIGEAVKQKFIDLIDAKVLHRVSCPSSSESDAITVSHHQLPPTEGIQYKRKRSTDGLEVDGPSRKKSKREDGAESLQPPDAGIFWCINFSWFHHYLRVEAIVKVVATKIDTSAGHVMRAVLTAATVVTDDGVHYNTKDVSNMDISRTLSSEINLSAEVLDQYLSLLTDHKINVLGKCGDSGGGTYSINYKHLDTMLCQSTIESIVREKFGSKSYRIFRLLLMKKSLEQKQVAEMAMIPTKEVKAILYSLVAEKYLTLQEIPRSGETSKTVYLFSVNLQRLARSLLDQCYKALGNMMTRRIQHNEENKKLLEKYSDYETKRTQLLHNDHPPSQEELDEIEDTITALEKAEAEKCRDVIAKLFWCISSMIFKWVNCRLEYAELQLDETIMFISNYIISLFS; from the exons ATGGAGAGGACCAGATTGTGTGGGCTGATCTTGAGAGAGCACTTTGGCGATGCAGTAGAGCAAGTAGGAATATATTTAATGAAAAATGGTGCCCGACCGCTTCACTCTATCATCCGAGATTGTAAATACGACCGTGCAACA GTGCAGAAGTGTTTATGTTCACTGCTACAACACCAGTTAATCTGGGCTGCCCCCAACAAGATGGCCAATGTCTCCTTGTATGATGTAGACATGAACAGGATCCTGTGGTTCACTAGATATGCAAAATTCATACACAAAGCTAAG GTAACATTTGGTGATGTTGGAGAGCTGATAGTAGAGAATTTGCTATTGCAAGGTCAGAATCTGATGAGTGGTTGTGTACAAATAGTCTCAGAGAAGCTTGATACCGGCCCTGGAGATGGAACAG AAATTGGTGAAGCAGTTAAACAGAAATTCATTGATCTAATTGATGCTAAAGTGCTACACAGAGTTAGCTGTCCCAGCTCCTCAGAGAGTGATGCTATTACTGTGAGCCATCATCAGCTACCACCAACTGAAG GTATACAGTACAAAAGAAAGAGATCTACTGATGGACTTGAAGTAGACGGCCCTAGTAGAAAGAAAAGTAAACG GGAAGATGGTGCTGAATCActgcag CCCCCAGATGCTGGCATATTTTGGTGCATCAATTTCAGTTGGTTTCATCACTACTTGAGAGTAGAG GCCATAGTGAAGGTAGTAGCCACTAAGATAGACACT TCTGCTGGACATGTCATGAGAGCTGTTCTAACTGCAGCCACTGTTGTTACAGATGATGGTGTACACTACAATACTAAAGAT GTTAGTAACATGGACATTAGCAGGACACTGTCATCAGAAATCAACTTGTCTGCTGAAGTGTTGGACCAGTACCTGTCCTTGTTGACAGACCATAAG ATTAATGTACTGGGTAAATGTGGTGACAGTGGTGGCGGTACTTACTCTATTA ACTACAAACATTTGGATACCATGTTGTGCCAGTCAACCATCGAGTCTATAGTCCGAGAAAA ATTTGGTTCCAAGAGTTATCGGATATTTAGATTGTTACTAATGAAGAAATCTCTTGAGCAGAAGCAG GTAGCTGAAATGGCCATGATACCAACAAAAGAGGTGAAGGCCATTTTGTATTCACTAGTGGCTGAGAAATATTTAACATTACAA GAGATACCTCGTTCAGGGGAGACTTCAAAGACTGTTTATTTATTTTCAGTCAATTTGCAACGATTGGCTAGAAGCTTGCTAGACCAGTGCTACAAG GCGTTAGGAAATATGATGACAAGAAGAATACAACACAATGAAGAAAACAA AAAGTTACTGGAAAAGTATAGTGACTATGAGACCAAGAGGACACAGTTACTCCACAATGACCATCCACCGTCACAAGAAGAACTTGATGAAATTGAAGATACAATCACAGCCTTAGAGAAAGCAGAGGCAGAAAAGTGTCGAGATGTTATTGCTAAGTTGTTCTGGTGTATTTCGTCTATGATTTTTAAATGGGTTAATTGCAGGTTGGAGTATGCAGAATTGCAATTGGACGAAACGATCATGTTTATTTCTAATTacataatttctttgttttcatAA
- the LOC136260256 gene encoding molybdopterin synthase catalytic subunit-like, which translates to MTTNDIVRLTTDVLSVEEATSLVSDTSIGATSIFIGTTRDNFEGKKVLQLEYEAYEPQTLSEMKKICAAIRDKWVIHGIAMLHRTGNVPVGEASVIIAISSKHRKESLEAVEFAINTLKATVPIWKKEVYEDGKTEWKQNKECFWMANTQS; encoded by the exons ATGACAACAAATGACATTGTAAGATTGACTACTGATGTTTTATCAGTTGAAGAAGCAACCAGCTTAGTGTCTGATACCAGTATAGGAGCCACATCAATATTTATTG GAACAACCAGGGATAATTTTGAGGGTAAGAAAGTATTACAACTAGAATACGAGGCTTATGAACCTCAGACATTATCTGAAATGAAGAAGATATGTGCTGCAATTAGGGACAAGTGGGTGATACATGGGATAGCAATGTTACATCGCACTGG AAATGTACCAGTGGGAGAGGCCAGTGTCATCATCGCTATATCATCCAAGCATAGAAAGGAGTCACTCGAAGCTGTTGAATTTGCAATAAACACACTCAAGGCAACAGTGCCCATTTGGAAGAAG GAAGTTTATGAAGATGGAAAAACAGAATGGAAGCAAAACAAAGAATGTTTCTGGATGGCAAATACACaatcttaa
- the LOC136260254 gene encoding E3 ubiquitin-protein ligase RNF115-like, with amino-acid sequence MATGLNVLTHEQETESSASTGAQYFCHECDKKFSCDGRSESDDDLKCPTCSSEFIERLEDSRPVQETTTPNPGASFIQLWHSLNGPRPRAVRVRRQVVRPAGSNESVVMQQPVVNIDRILQDIITGGGRRGPPPFASLLGLNSEESDGERLHSNPRDYAWGPSGLDNIISQLLTQFGDNGPPPAEQEKIDNLPTISINAENEGTECKVCQEEFSKDESVLEMPCKHLYHSSCIVPWLKLHDTCPVCRYSLNKGTIVLGNGTDESNQPESMEEDTIEEQEPVLESQVSVG; translated from the exons ATGGCTACCGGACTGAATGTGTTAACTCACGAACAAGAAACGGAGTCTTCCGCCAGCACTGGTGCCCAATATTTCTGCCATGAATGTGATAAAAAGTTTTCGTGTGATGGTAGAAGTGAATCAGATGAT GATTTAAAATGTCCAACTTGTAGTTCGGAGTTTATAGAACGGTTAGAAGATAGCAG ACCAGTACAGGAAACCACTACACCAAATCCTGGTGCTTCATTTATTCAG TTATGGCATTCACTTAATGGTCCACGTCCTAGAGCTGTGCGTGTTCGCAGGCAGGTAGTGAGGCCAGCAG GATCTAATGAAAGTGTTGTTATGCAGCAACCAGTAGTGAACATAGATAG AATACTTCAAGATATTATCACTGGTGGAGGGAGAAGAGGACCACCTC CATTTGCTTCCTTACTTGGACTGAACTC ggAAGAGTCGGACGGTGAACGTCTTCACAGTAATCCTAGAGACTATGCTTGGGGCCCTAGTGGGTTGGACAACATCATTTCACAGTTGTTGACTCAGTTTGGAGACAATGGACCACCACCCGCAGAACAGGAGAAAATTGACAATCTCCCAACAATTAGTATTAATGCTGAAAATGAAG GAACTGAGTGTAAAGTCTGTCAGGAGGAGTTCTCAAAAGATGAGAGCGTTCTGGAAATGCCTTGTAAACATTTGTATCACTCTTCCTGTATAGTGCCATGGCTGAAATTG CATGATACCTGCCCTGTGTGTCGCTACAGTTTAAACAAAGGTACAATTGTACTCGGAAATGGAACAGACGAGTCAAACCAACCAGAGAGTATGGAAGAGGATACCATAGAAGAACAAGAGCCAGTCTTAGAGAGCCAAGTATCTGTTGGATAA